DNA sequence from the Geobacter sp. AOG2 genome:
GAAATGACAGCCATCGGCCCGTTTCTGCTCCAGGGCGTGGGATGAAACCTCCATCACGAAGGCTTTGGCGCCGGCATCGGCCAATTGGCGGAAAGCGGCCTGTAATTCAGTGGATTCGGGCGTGGTATGGGAGGCCACGATGGTGGTTGCGCCGAAGCGGTAGCTGATGGTGCCGAGCACCGCTGCCGGCAGGCCCGCCGCCCCCAAGACCGCCTCGATCAGGTAGGTTGTTGTTGTCTTGCCGTTCGTGCCGGTAATGCCGATGAGCGGCCGGTCCGCGGTGGGGTCGCCGTAGAACGCCGCCGCCATGCGGGCCATGGCGGGACGGCCGTCCGTTACCATGACCCAGGGGATGCAGGTAGGGGCGCAGGCGGTATCTTCCAGCACCACCGCGGAGGCGCCGGCCTCAACCGCCTGTGGGATGAAACGGTGACCATCGGCCGCCACGCCTCGTAGTGCAAAGAAAATCGTGCCAGGCTTGATCTGACGCGAGTCGCAACTCAAGGCAGTGATCTCGGTCGCTCCGCTGCCGTGGAGTTCTGCGTCAGGTACCGAGGCGATGATGTGGGAAAGTATCATGCTATTCTCCAAAAAATGACACAACCTGCCGACAGGTACAGGTTGTGACGATCAAGCGGAAGGCGTAAATTTGATCCAGACCTCGTCTGCTCCCCGAATCGTCTGGCCGGGAGGCGGATTCTGTTCCACAGCCCGCCCGCTTCCCATCAACTTGATATTGATGCCGCGCTTCTCCATCACCTGCATGACCTGGCGCATGCTCATGCCCCTGAAATCCGGCATGACGGCGACACCGGTGGCCGCATCCAGGGCATCTCCCTCCGACATGGCAACCGCCTTTGGAGGGGGGGCTTGGACCTCAATGGTCCTGGGTGTTTTGCCGACCTCCCCCTTGGGCATGATCTTCAGGTAGGCCAACGCATTCACGGCGATGGAGCGGAAGGCCGGAGCCGCCACAACGCCGCCGTAGGGGCTGGTCTTCGGTTCGTCTACCACCACCAGGATAGTTAATTTGGGCTTATCAGCCGGCACGAAACCGATAAAGGAGGCGGTCCTCCGGGTAGCGGAATAACCATGGGTCACCGGGTCCGCTTTCTGGGCTGTACCGGTCTTGCCGGCCACGAGAAAACCGTCGATGGCGGCGTTGAGGCCGGTACCCCCCTCACTGGTGACGCTTTCCATCATCTTGGTGACCTTACGTGCCGTATCCGCGGAGATCACGCGGCGCACCGCCTGAGGTTCGAATTTTTGGACCTCGCGGCCGCTGTCATCCAGAATTCGTTCCACAATGTACGGTTTGAAGAGTGTGCCGCCGTTGGCAACGGCGGAAACCGCACTGGTCAACTGGATGGCCGAGGCCGAGACCCCCTGGCCGAAGGAGATGGTGGCCAGATCTACCCCGTACCAGCGCCGCTTGTCCCGAAGGTTGCCGGGGGATTCTCCCGGAAGGTCCACGCCGGTGCGCTCTCCGAATCCGAAATTCCTCAGGTAGCGGAAAAGACGTTCATCCCCCAGTTTGAAGCCGATCTTGGCAGCACCGATGTTACTCGAATACTTGAGGACATCGCTTACGGACAGCCGGGCAAAACTGTGGGTATCGTGTATGGTCCGGTCGGCGATGATATAGCGGCCGTTCTCGCAGTTTATGGCATCGGTTGGCCTGACGACCTTCTCTTCCAACGCCGCGGAGATCAAGAATATCTTGAAGGTTGAACCGGGCTCGAAGCTGTCGCTCACGGCACGGTTGCGCAGCAGAGCTTGGGGATAATGGGAATAGGCATTGGGGTTGAAGGTTGGATAATTGGCCATGGCGAGGATCCTGCCCGTATCCGACTCCATGACCACGGCCATGCCATTTTTAGCGCCGCTCTCCGTAACCGCCTTGGCCAGTTCCTTTTCGGCGATGTATTCGATGTTCTTGTCCAGAGTAAGAACGATGTTCTTGCCCGGCGAAGAATTTTTGATGACGGTATCCATGAGGGCTATGTCGCGCCCCAAGGCGTCGCGCTCGGTTACCATGTAGCCGGTGTTGCCCAGAATGACGGAATCGTACTTGCGCTCAACTCCTTCCAATCCGACCGGGTCCACGCCGGTAAATCCGACCACATGGGAGGCAACCTCGCAATTGGGATAAAAACGCTTCGATTCGGAGACAAACCCGATGCCAGTCAACTTGAGGTTCTTGATGCGGGCCGCGACCTCTGGCGTCAGGCGACGCTCGATCCAGACAAACCCTCTGTCGTTGTTCAGTTTCTTGAGTAGTTCCTGTTTTGATGTTCCGAGAAACGGCGCCAGCACACCGGCCGTTCCGTCCATATCCTTGATGCGGCGCGGTTCGGCATAGCATGAGTCCATATCCACCGACACAGCCAGAGGAGTGCCATTGCGGTCCATGATGACGCCTCGCCCTGGGGTGAGTTGCACGATATGCTGGTGCTGCCGCTCTGCCTTCTTGACCAACTCCTCGTGCTGGAGTATCTGGAGATAGAACGCTCGTCCGGTGACGCTCAGGAACAACAGGCCGAATATGGTCCCGATCATGACGATCCGGACGCGCGCCCATTTTTCCCGGTCATCCCTCATTTTACGACGATCACCTGCTGCTCTGTGGGCAGGCCCATGGCCAGGTCGCTCTTGGCGATGGTTTCGATGCGGGCCGGGGTTTTGAGGGACGCCGCCTCAAGTTTGAGCCGCTTCTCTTCCTGTTCTGCATCCTTGAGCTGGCGGTTTGTCTCGGATATGCGCAGATTCAGGTCGATCAGCTTGCAGCGTGACCAGACATGAAAGACCGAGACGATTGTGAAAAGGATCATGCAGATCATCAGGAATTTGAACATGTCCACCCGCTGGGTGACCAGTTCGGCCCCGGTCAGGGGACGCGGTGCGACGACCTTGCCGTATTCGGTTCTTGCCTGTGCCATGCGGTACCTCCGTAAATCCTGTATCTGAAAACTCTCCTGGGCCACCTGCTCAAAACGGGCGTCCTAAAACACGTGCGCTAACTGGATAGTGCTATTTTCTCTACGCCCCGCAACTTGGCACTCCGCGCCCGCGGATTCCGGGAAATTTCGGTTTCCGTGGCTGTTACCGGCCGGTTGGTCAGTACCTTCACCCGCGGTTTCTGCCCGCAGATGCAGACCGGGAGTTGGCGCGGGCAGATGCAGCCGGTGGCGTACTCCCGGAAGATGTGTTTGACGATCCGGTCTTCCAGCGAGTGAAACGAAATAACCACCCCGCGCCCGCCCGGTTTCAAGCGGTCGAGGGCGGCCCGCAGTCCTTGTTCCAGACTTTCCAGTTCCCTGTTGACGGCAATCCGCAGGGCTTGGAAGGTGCGGGTGGCGGGATGGATGCGCTCCTCCCACTTGGCCCGTGGAATAGCCCCCTTGATGACGTCCGTCAATTGCAGCGTGGTAAGGATCGCCTGTTCGCCACGGGCCTTGACGATGAATGCAGCGACCCTTTTTGCCCAACGCTCCTCGCCATAGTCCCGGATGATCCGTTCCAGTTCCTGCTCCGGCAGTTCGTTAACCAGATCGGCGGCGGTTTCCGTGCCCCTTGAGTCCATGCGCATGTCCAGAGGGGCATCCTGCTGAAAACTGAAGCCGCGTTCCCCGCTGTCCAACTGGTGGGAGGAAACCCCCAAATCGAGGATGAACCCGTCCAGTGAGGTAATACCCTGGGTATCGAGATGCCGGTCGAGGTTGGCGAAGTTGCCGTGGACCAAGCGG
Encoded proteins:
- the ftsL gene encoding cell division protein FtsL; amino-acid sequence: MAQARTEYGKVVAPRPLTGAELVTQRVDMFKFLMICMILFTIVSVFHVWSRCKLIDLNLRISETNRQLKDAEQEEKRLKLEAASLKTPARIETIAKSDLAMGLPTEQQVIVVK
- a CDS encoding penicillin-binding protein encodes the protein MRDDREKWARVRIVMIGTIFGLLFLSVTGRAFYLQILQHEELVKKAERQHQHIVQLTPGRGVIMDRNGTPLAVSVDMDSCYAEPRRIKDMDGTAGVLAPFLGTSKQELLKKLNNDRGFVWIERRLTPEVAARIKNLKLTGIGFVSESKRFYPNCEVASHVVGFTGVDPVGLEGVERKYDSVILGNTGYMVTERDALGRDIALMDTVIKNSSPGKNIVLTLDKNIEYIAEKELAKAVTESGAKNGMAVVMESDTGRILAMANYPTFNPNAYSHYPQALLRNRAVSDSFEPGSTFKIFLISAALEEKVVRPTDAINCENGRYIIADRTIHDTHSFARLSVSDVLKYSSNIGAAKIGFKLGDERLFRYLRNFGFGERTGVDLPGESPGNLRDKRRWYGVDLATISFGQGVSASAIQLTSAVSAVANGGTLFKPYIVERILDDSGREVQKFEPQAVRRVISADTARKVTKMMESVTSEGGTGLNAAIDGFLVAGKTGTAQKADPVTHGYSATRRTASFIGFVPADKPKLTILVVVDEPKTSPYGGVVAAPAFRSIAVNALAYLKIMPKGEVGKTPRTIEVQAPPPKAVAMSEGDALDAATGVAVMPDFRGMSMRQVMQVMEKRGINIKLMGSGRAVEQNPPPGQTIRGADEVWIKFTPSA
- the rsmH gene encoding 16S rRNA (cytosine(1402)-N(4))-methyltransferase RsmH, producing MVSFHHLSVMPDEVIALLQPRPGGIYLDGTLGGGGHTELIAERCSADNGMVIGIDQDREALEAAGLRLAGFGSAVRLVHGNFANLDRHLDTQGITSLDGFILDLGVSSHQLDSGERGFSFQQDAPLDMRMDSRGTETAADLVNELPEQELERIIRDYGEERWAKRVAAFIVKARGEQAILTTLQLTDVIKGAIPRAKWEERIHPATRTFQALRIAVNRELESLEQGLRAALDRLKPGGRGVVISFHSLEDRIVKHIFREYATGCICPRQLPVCICGQKPRVKVLTNRPVTATETEISRNPRARSAKLRGVEKIALSS